Proteins encoded together in one Halothermothrix orenii H 168 window:
- a CDS encoding stage V sporulation protein S, which yields MEVLKVSSNSNPKSVAGALAAILREKRKAEIQAIGAGAINQAVKAIAICRGYVAPNGMDLIMIPAFTEIEIDGEERTAIKFLVEPR from the coding sequence ATGGAAGTACTAAAAGTATCTTCAAATTCTAATCCCAAGTCTGTTGCTGGTGCACTGGCAGCGATTCTCAGGGAAAAGAGGAAGGCAGAAATTCAGGCCATTGGAGCCGGTGCCATTAATCAGGCAGTCAAGGCTATAGCTATTTGTCGTGGTTATGTGGCTCCAAATGGAATGGACCTTATAATGATACCTGCCTTTACTGAGATTGAAATCGATGGTGAAGAAAGGACTGCAATCAAGTTTTTGGTTGAACCCAGGTAA